Genomic window (Deltaproteobacteria bacterium):
CTCTTTACAAAAGCCTTCAAGACGGGAGGCTACATTTACGGGATCTCCGATGATGGTGTATTGTAATTTATTTTTGGAACCTATGGAACCAAGGATAACAGACCCCACATGAAGGGAGACGCCTAGTTGAATTTTTGGGAGTTTCTTATTTTTTAATTTTTGATTGGTCTGATTGATTTTAAAATGCATTTCAAACGCCGCTTTGGTTATATTTTCTAGATTGATGAGTAAATTATCTTCATCTATGGGGATGTAAGCTAAAATACCATCTCCAATAAACTTATCTAGGGTGACTCCATATTCGATAAAGATTTCTAGCATGTCTGTGAAATAAATATTTAGCAGGTCAACAACTTCCTGAGGTTTGAGCCGTGAAGAAAGCTGGGTAAAATCCCTGATGTCAGCGACTAAGATGGCCACTTGTTTTTGTGTTCCTATTTGAGAGTGAACTTCATTATCCAGTAACTCGTTCGCGACCGATTCAGAAACAAATGTTGAAAATCCTTTTAAAAGTCTCGTCTTCTTTTGCATGGTGGTTGATAATTGATTTAGCAGGTTAAAGATAAAGCCATAAAATCCGCTTAAAGAAAGGTTGGAGTGGTATTTCCAATTTTGATTATTAAAATTCTTTAAATGATGTTCAACTTGATTGATAAAATAGATATTTTTATAAAATTCAAAAAAGAAAAGAATTGATTGCCACAGAAGTATGATTCCTGCCAGATAAATATAACTACTTTGCTGATTTTTAAGTGCCTCCGCTAGGTCTTCATTTGAATTATTGGCTTCAAGAAAAAGTAAAAAGTAACAAGAGAAAAAAGAGACAACCCCGAAGAGGGGAATAAAGCGGTTTTTTTGCTCTGTAATCCAAAGACGGATGAGGTTATCTTTAGCTTGAGAGCTTGCGGTCTGAGGATGTAAATTCAGTCGCCTTAGGTGGAACAGAGTTTCCACTTCTAACCATTGCCAAGTTAAAACAACAATGAGAGACATGCAGACATATAAAAAAAGTTGAACTTCTTTAGAGTGAGGGGTGTGCTCGCTTAACTTTGTTTGATAAATTTGGCTAAAATAATAAAAATTGAGGATATGTATAAATAAGCTAAAAAGAGGAAATAATTTTAAGATCGGTGGAGGTAAGTTTAGTTTTTTAGAAAATTTCAAAAACACCCAACCGCTTGTCAATATAAACACCATTTGAGCTGCAAGGACGGAGGCAACTAAACTTGCAGAATACTGGCATCCAAATAGAAAACCTTGTTCAAGTAATAGAGGGCAGGCATTTAATCCAAAAGCGGAAAGAATCGGAATTAAAACAAAATGGGAAAGAACGATCAAAGTTATGCTGATAAATGAAAATCCCCAATGTTTCATAATCAAGCTATCGGAAGGTCCTGAGAGAACTAAAAAGAAAACTCAAAAAATATCTTTTTTTTTAGAAATTTTTAATTCTCGTTTTGAGCCATAGGGCAAAATCATTTTGAGCTCTTAGAATTTGCTGCTCTTTTTTTACTTTTTTATCTTTGTATCCTTCAATTTGGGGGAATAAACCAAAATTGATATTTGTAGGTTGGAAATGTTTTATTTTTGTTTCATCCGTAATGGACTCTAATAAAGAGCCAATGGCAGAGGCTCGGGGGGGCGGTGTAAATGATTTATCCAATATTTTGTCATTTATAAATTCTGAAATAATCAAGCCAATGACTGTCGATTCAAAATAACCTTCTACTCCGGTGATTTGTCCTGCAAAAAATAACCAAGGATCTTTTTTACTTGATAAATCTTTGTTGAGAAGTTTGGGGGTGTTTAAAAATAAATTTCGATGAATGCTTCCTAATTTTAAAAATTCAGCATTTTCCAAACCAGGTATCATTCTGAAGACTCTGACCTGCTCTGAGTAACTCATCCGGGTTTGAAAACCTACCATATTGTAAGCGGTGCCTTCTTTATTGTCTTGTCTGAGTTGAACGATAGCATATTCTTCTTTTTTGGGGCCAGTATTTCTGGGGTTGGGAAGACCAACAGGTTTCATGGGGCCGAAACGCAAGGTATGTGGCCCTCTCTCAACCATAACTTCAATAGGCATGCACCCCTCAAAAAAGGGAGTTTTTTCAAAATCCTTTGGTTCAATTTTTTTGGCGGAGTTAACTTCTTTAATTAAGTTAAAATATTGTTCTTTGTTAAGGGGGCAATTGATATAGTCGTCAGACCCTTTACCATAGCGATCCGCTTTCCAACAGATATCCATATTAATGGAATCAGTATCGATAATCGGTGCGATGGCATCAAAAAAATACAAGAACTGACCATCAAAATGTTCCTGAATAGATTTAGCAAGGATCTCGTCGGTTAAGGGTCCGGTGGCGACAACGAGGGGTCTTGGTAAGTCATTCAAGGAGTTCACTTTTTCTTGATGAATCATAATTCGTGGATGGCTTTTGATTTTCTCATCAATGTTTTTAGCAAAGAGCTCGCGGTCGACACTCAGAGCTTGGCCAGCGGGGACGGCGTTTTTTTCTGCTGTAGATAGAACGAGGGAATGGAGTTGAGAGGCCTCCCACTTCAATTGATGAGGGGCGCTTCCTGGGCTTTGGGAGCCAAAGGAATTGGAACAGACGATTTCAGCGAAATGGGCTGTCTTATGAGCCGGAGTCATTTGCTGAGGACGCATTTCATAAAGATGAACCTGATATCCTTTTTCAGCCAGTTGATAGCTGCACTCACTACCGGCAAGTCCTGCACCGATGACATGAATTTCTTTGAAGTTAATTTTGTTGTCTTTCAAGCTCTATATCCTTTAAATTAGTGAGCGTAATATGGATGATATCGATTTAAAAAGCAAATTCAAAGTCAGTGGACAAGTTCTTCAGAGCTTATTTGAAAACGGCAAGTCACCATTATCTGAACATTTTTTACGATGGAAATTGTGGTCAAAATGGAAAGACTTGATGGGAGACTCGATCAGTGAGTCCTGTGAACCAGTGGGTTATTCAAATAAGAAATTGTATATTTTCGTGAGAAATTCAACATTGCTTCATCATATGTATTTTCTTAAAGGAAATATGATTCGAAAAATAAAAAAAGATTTTCACAAGGATTTCGTAAACGAAATTATTTTCACCCTTGATCGTAAAAAAATCCCCTCCGACGAATTAGAAAAAGAAAAGTTAAAAAACAGCTTGGCACAATTGATAAAGAACGATGAAGACGAGTAGGCCCCGTGCAATAACCTAGTCTATTATTTCACAGGGCCTAGGCTGTAAAGTTTAGGTTAAGTTTTCCATTTTATCTTTTATTTTTTTTAGCAAGCGGACTTCCATTTGTCTGACGGCTTCCCTGGTGATGCCGTACTTTTCTCCAATTTCTTGCAGGGTCAGGGGTTCCTCGTTGAGAATGCGTTCGCGAAGAATAATTTTTTCTCTTTCAGAAAGCAAAGGTTCCAGTTCAATCACTTTGGCTTTTAAAATTCCAATTAATTCTTCTCTCGCCAAAGTGTCATCTATATTTTCTTCGGTTGTGGCTTTTTGAAAATCGTTCAAACTTGTAGGACTATCTTCATCAAGTGGGCGATCCAGACTGATATCCCTTCCTGACATTCGTTGCGCCATGATTTTAACTTCATCTTCTGGTATATCTAATTTTTTTGCAATAGAGGCCAGATTTTGTTCATTTCCCAGGGAATCTAAAGTCGCCTTTTCTTTTTGTAATTGATAATATAATTTTCTTTGGTTTTGAGTCGTCCCAATGCGTACCATGGAATATTGTCGCATCAGGTATTCTTGAATATAACCGCGGATCCACCAAACGGCGTAGGTGATGAGCCTTGCGCCTTTATAGGGATTGTACTCTCGCACCGCGTGCATTAGGCCTACATTTCCTTCCTGGATCAGATCGATGAGCTTGGCCCCAAATTTAGAATACTCGGCGGCAATTTTAACAACAAATCGTAAATTACTTCGAACTAATAATTGTGCCGACTCGGGATCTTTTTTTTCAAAATACTTTTCGGAGATTTCTTTTTCTTGTTCTCTGGTAAGCAAAGGGTAACGTCGTATTTCATTGAGATAGAGCAAAAGGGGGTCCGAGGTAGAAACAGACGTGGATTCTTTGATAGCCAGAGACTTTTCAACTTCGACTCCCGCAGCCATTTCGGGAACCACCTCTTCAGGAAAATTATCTTCTCCATTTTCATAGGCAGTTTCAGCTTGCTTTGCTGCTATTTCAAGGGGGGAGAGTTCTTCGGTTTCATCCACGAAAACTGTAGAATCTTTGGAGGAATGAATTTTATTTTTTTGAGAGCTGACATCTTTGAAGTTGGATTTAGTGCCTTCAAAAATCTCAGCAATGACAGGTTTAGATTTATTTAATTTGGATATAGTTTTAACTTTTAATTTTTCTCCAGGTATTTTTTTAGATGATTTTTTAGATTTCATGGAGTTAACCCAAATGTTTTTTTAACATTTTTTGCAATCCTTCGCTCACTTTTCCTTTAAAAGGCGAAAGTAAAAGTGGCAAATCGATAGTGATGCTGACCTTGCTTCCACCCGTTGTGGGAACAATAGTTACTTCGGCTTTAAATTGGGATCCCTTTAAGGAGCAGGTTTGTTTTTGTTCATTGAAGGAACACTCTACTTTGGGGTCAATTTTTTTGATTTCTGTTCCAGTGGTAAAAAATTCTTTAAGTTTAATAAAAGTTTCTTGAGCGTCACTGGAAGTTGGATGTTCAACTGTAAACTTTGGCATTGCGGCTCCGTTGAAAAAGGCATTGGAATAGACTCAGTTTAAGTGAAATCGAAAAAAAAAGAACTAATTTTTGACCCAAGCACTGAGATGTGTCACCATCAAGCTCGTGTTCTATTGAAATGATGATGGACATTTAGAGGCTAGTTAGAGGGTAAACAGTATGGAATCAAGGGATAGGGAATTTAAAAAAAATAAATTTGTTTTAAACATCAAAAGAACGCATTATTGCGGTCACTTAAATCAATCACATGCAAATCAAAAAGTTGTATTAATGGGTTGGGTGGACACGCGAAGAGATCATGGGAGTCTGGTGTTTATCGACTTAAGAGACAGAGAAGGACTCGTTCAGGTTGTTTTGGATCCAAAGAAATCAGAAACAGCCTTAGCTAAGGACCTTCGTGGAGGCTATGTTCTAGCTCTAGAAGGCTTGGTAAAATCTCGACCTGAGGGAATGAAAAATTCTAAACTCAAAACGGGTGAAATCGAGGTTGAAGCCTTGACTTGTGAAATATTAAATGAATCCGCAACTCCGCCCTTTCAGATAAATGATGAAAATGTGAATGAGATGCTCAGACTAAAGTACAGGTACTTGGATTTAAGATCACCTCGATTGCAGAATCACTTAATTGTCAGGCACAGGGTTGCTCAATCAGTGAGAAGATTTTTATCCGATGAAGGTTTTTTAGAAGTGGAAACTCCGATTCTCTATAAATCTACTCCCGAAGGTGCCAGGGATTATCTGGTCCCTTCGCGAGTGAATCTCGGTCATTTCTATGCATTGCCTCAGTCGCCACAAACTTTAAAACAATTATTAATGATTTCTGGGTATGATAGGTATTTCCAAATAGCCCGCTGTTTTAGGGATGAAGATTTAAGAGCCGATCGGCAACCCGAGTTTTCACAAATAGATATCGAAATGTCCTTTATTGATGTTGAAGATATTATCCAAGTGAACGAAAAAATGCTTAAACAATTGTGGAAAGAAATCAAAGGCGTTGATGTCGCCAAGATCCCTCGGATGACCTTTCAGGAAGCCATGGATCGCTTTGGTTCTGATAAACCTGACTTGCGATTTGGAATGGAAATAAAAGATCTATCAAAAATTTTAGGAACGCAAACAGGCTTTAAGGTTTTTGATGATGTCTTGGCGCGAGGTGGAATTGTTCGAGGCATACCTGTTCCTAAAGGAGGCACTTATTCTCGAGGCCAATTTGATAAGCTCATGGAGATGGCAAAAAAATCAGGAGCCAAAGGTTTGGTGTGGATCAAATCAGAGGCGGATGGGTCCTACTCTTCGGCTGCTTCAAAATTTTTCACTCAAGAAAGATTGAAAGAAATTTTTATCGCAACAGGTGCTGGTATGGGTGATTGTTGCTTAATCATCGCTGATGATTATGATGTGGCTTGCAGTGCTTTAAACTCTCTTAGATTGCATTTAGGGAGAGAGTTGAATTTGATAGATCATTCGAAAGATTACTTCCTCTGGGTGGTAGATTTCCCCTTATTAG
Coding sequences:
- a CDS encoding polyhydroxyalkanoic acid system family protein; this encodes MPKFTVEHPTSSDAQETFIKLKEFFTTGTEIKKIDPKVECSFNEQKQTCSLKGSQFKAEVTIVPTTGGSKVSITIDLPLLLSPFKGKVSEGLQKMLKKHLG
- the trmFO gene encoding methylenetetrahydrofolate--tRNA-(uracil(54)-C(5))-methyltransferase (FADH(2)-oxidizing) TrmFO; this translates as MKDNKINFKEIHVIGAGLAGSECSYQLAEKGYQVHLYEMRPQQMTPAHKTAHFAEIVCSNSFGSQSPGSAPHQLKWEASQLHSLVLSTAEKNAVPAGQALSVDRELFAKNIDEKIKSHPRIMIHQEKVNSLNDLPRPLVVATGPLTDEILAKSIQEHFDGQFLYFFDAIAPIIDTDSINMDICWKADRYGKGSDDYINCPLNKEQYFNLIKEVNSAKKIEPKDFEKTPFFEGCMPIEVMVERGPHTLRFGPMKPVGLPNPRNTGPKKEEYAIVQLRQDNKEGTAYNMVGFQTRMSYSEQVRVFRMIPGLENAEFLKLGSIHRNLFLNTPKLLNKDLSSKKDPWLFFAGQITGVEGYFESTVIGLIISEFINDKILDKSFTPPPRASAIGSLLESITDETKIKHFQPTNINFGLFPQIEGYKDKKVKKEQQILRAQNDFALWLKTRIKNF
- a CDS encoding adenylate/guanylate cyclase domain-containing protein codes for the protein MKHWGFSFISITLIVLSHFVLIPILSAFGLNACPLLLEQGFLFGCQYSASLVASVLAAQMVFILTSGWVFLKFSKKLNLPPPILKLFPLFSLFIHILNFYYFSQIYQTKLSEHTPHSKEVQLFLYVCMSLIVVLTWQWLEVETLFHLRRLNLHPQTASSQAKDNLIRLWITEQKNRFIPLFGVVSFFSCYFLLFLEANNSNEDLAEALKNQQSSYIYLAGIILLWQSILFFFEFYKNIYFINQVEHHLKNFNNQNWKYHSNLSLSGFYGFIFNLLNQLSTTMQKKTRLLKGFSTFVSESVANELLDNEVHSQIGTQKQVAILVADIRDFTQLSSRLKPQEVVDLLNIYFTDMLEIFIEYGVTLDKFIGDGILAYIPIDEDNLLINLENITKAAFEMHFKINQTNQKLKNKKLPKIQLGVSLHVGSVILGSIGSKNKLQYTIIGDPVNVASRLEGFCKEQQVGIIASSHFISRISNNMKLKFISLGRQKIRGIDLPMEIFGAIPQEKKSIAL
- the aspS gene encoding aspartate--tRNA ligase; its protein translation is MESRDREFKKNKFVLNIKRTHYCGHLNQSHANQKVVLMGWVDTRRDHGSLVFIDLRDREGLVQVVLDPKKSETALAKDLRGGYVLALEGLVKSRPEGMKNSKLKTGEIEVEALTCEILNESATPPFQINDENVNEMLRLKYRYLDLRSPRLQNHLIVRHRVAQSVRRFLSDEGFLEVETPILYKSTPEGARDYLVPSRVNLGHFYALPQSPQTLKQLLMISGYDRYFQIARCFRDEDLRADRQPEFSQIDIEMSFIDVEDIIQVNEKMLKQLWKEIKGVDVAKIPRMTFQEAMDRFGSDKPDLRFGMEIKDLSKILGTQTGFKVFDDVLARGGIVRGIPVPKGGTYSRGQFDKLMEMAKKSGAKGLVWIKSEADGSYSSAASKFFTQERLKEIFIATGAGMGDCCLIIADDYDVACSALNSLRLHLGRELNLIDHSKDYFLWVVDFPLLEYSPDEKRWVARHHPFTSPKDESFDDLINNNDKAYGKILAKAYDLVCNGYELGGGSIRIYRNEIQQAMFRLLGLSEEDTKIKFGYFLEALKYGTPPHGGIAWGMDRLIMLLCGTDAIRDVIAFPKTAKATDLMSEAPTAVNRDQLVEVGIRLTPQAEKFIEEGKKQN
- a CDS encoding DUF721 domain-containing protein, whose product is MDDIDLKSKFKVSGQVLQSLFENGKSPLSEHFLRWKLWSKWKDLMGDSISESCEPVGYSNKKLYIFVRNSTLLHHMYFLKGNMIRKIKKDFHKDFVNEIIFTLDRKKIPSDELEKEKLKNSLAQLIKNDEDE
- a CDS encoding RNA polymerase factor sigma-32; its protein translation is MKSKKSSKKIPGEKLKVKTISKLNKSKPVIAEIFEGTKSNFKDVSSQKNKIHSSKDSTVFVDETEELSPLEIAAKQAETAYENGEDNFPEEVVPEMAAGVEVEKSLAIKESTSVSTSDPLLLYLNEIRRYPLLTREQEKEISEKYFEKKDPESAQLLVRSNLRFVVKIAAEYSKFGAKLIDLIQEGNVGLMHAVREYNPYKGARLITYAVWWIRGYIQEYLMRQYSMVRIGTTQNQRKLYYQLQKEKATLDSLGNEQNLASIAKKLDIPEDEVKIMAQRMSGRDISLDRPLDEDSPTSLNDFQKATTEENIDDTLAREELIGILKAKVIELEPLLSEREKIILRERILNEEPLTLQEIGEKYGITREAVRQMEVRLLKKIKDKMENLT